The genomic DNA ATGGTCGGTCAGGACCGTGTGCACCTTGTACGGCACCGCCTTGATCAGCGAGCGCAGGAAGTCGCCGGCGATCGCGGTCGTCACCTTCTCGTTCAGTTCCACGAAGGCAAACTTGCTGGTGCGATCAATCGCAACGAGCAGATAAAGCCGTCCCTCCTCAGTGCGCACTTCAGCGATGTCGATATGGAAGTAGCCGATGGGGTAGGCCTTGAACGTCTTCCTGGCGGGCTTGTCGCCGGTCACCTCGGGCAAGCGGCTGATGCCATGCCGCTGCAGGCAACGATGGAGCGATGACCGCGTCAGGTGCGGGATTGTGGCTTGCAGGGCATAGAGACAGTCATCCAGCGGCAGGAGCGTGTGCCGGCGGAAGGCGATCTGCGGTGGTGTCCCGCTTCCTCCATTTGGCGACCGTCTTGGGGTTGATGCCATGGCGTTCGGCCAGGGCTCTCAGGCTCGCTTGACTATTTTGTATTGCTCGACGGATCGCCTCTGTCGTTGTGGCGCTCCCATGGAGAACTTGGCCCATAGCGCGTCCCTCCATCCTGAGGATAATATCGCACCATCAAACCCCGGGATCAAACATCTAGTCCTGGCCTAACCAACCGCTTGATGCGCCGGTGATCCTGCTCGACGATATTGTTCAGGAATTTCACCTGTCGGAGTTTGGCAAACCGCCAGAGCTCTTCCTCTCGTTTCATAGCTTTTGCGGCAATGGGATAGGCGGCATTCTTGTCAACCGTGATGGTCCGCGGATTGACCGTATGCGCCTGGCCCAATGCCTTTCGGAAGAAGCGCCGGGCCGCAGCCGCATCCCGCCTGGGCGAAAGCAGAAGGTCGATCGTCTGCCCGGCCGCATCGACGGCGCGGTAGAGATACTCCCACTCGCCCTTCACGCGACTATATGTTTCGTCCACGCGCCAGGATCCATTTGTCGTCCGCAGATACGGACGGATGCGCTTGTCGAGCTCAGGCGCATATGCCTGAATCCGGCGAAAGAGGGTCGTGTAGTCTACCTTGATGCCACGGTCGGCGAGCATGCATTCGAGATCACGACAGCAGATCGGGAACCGCAGATACCAGCGCACCGCCCACAGGATGATCTCGGCCGTGAATTGCCGCCCCTTGAACGGGTTCTTGTTATCTTGCTTCACCCTCTCCCCTTCCAGCACCCCCTTGTCGTAGCTCAGGTGGGGGAGCGCTCAAAGCTGCAACAGATCCGCCCGTGGCCGCCCCGCACACCATGACCGGGCACTGACAAGCGTGGGCCGGGGCCTATCTGTCAGGATAGGCTCAAATCCGTCTCGTCAGGATGCCACGTGTCACTGGCTGTTTTCAGGGACCGTCTCTGGGATCTCGCCATCGCCTTCGGCGGCGTGTCCGTCGTCGCCCGGGTGATGGCCCGGCAGGCCTGGAAGCGCTTTGAGGTCTCGCTGAGGACCGACATCGCCCACGACACAGATGACGTACCCGACCTGCACGAATGGGATTTCAGGTACTAGGACAGGATCGGGCTTCCGACAGCGGAATTCTCGATCCTTTGCTCCGGCGTGTGGCTCATGTCCAGGCTGATCGACCTGTGATCGGTCTCGCATAACTGGCTTGGGCATCCCTGAGACTGGGGTGGCTGCTCTGATCGGGACCCTCTTTCGCTACGACCATGCCCCCGGTCAGATCGTGATCCGTGAACCCACCTCGACCGCACGGTCCTCTGGGATGCAGAATTGGTCCGTGATGTCGCTCGCGGAGCGGGCCAGCGGGATGAAGATGTAGTCCTGCCAGAGCGGCAGTCCCGAGGTGGGCGAGGCTTGCAAGGCCCGCCGCGACAGGAAGAACGACGCGTTGTCGAGATCGAACCCGGCCACCCGGAGCGCCTTCGGGAGATTGGGGCTCTCCATGAAGCCGAACCGCACCGTCACCCGCGAGAACCGGTCCGAGAGCTTTTCCACGGTGACGCGGCCCTCGTCCGGACGACGTGGGATCTCCTCGGTCACCACGGTCAGGATGATATTGTGCTCATGCAATACCTTGTTGTGCTTCATGTTGTGCAGCAGGGCGGCGGGCACGTCCTGGGCGTTCCCGGTCGGGAAGATCGCCGTGCCAGGCACCCGCGGCACCGAGCCGCTCTCGGCCATGCGCATGAATTCGGACAAGGGCGGGCGGCCGCGGTGCGAGATCTCGGCCAGCAGGCGCGTGCCCTTGCGCCAGGTTCGCATCAGGATGAACAGCCCCGTCCCGACCAGCAGCGGGAACCAGCCGCCGTGCGGAATCTTGAGCGCGTTCGCGCCGAGAAACACGAGCTCGATGGCCAGGAAGGGCGCGATCACCAGTGCGGCCACGGCCGGGGACCAGCGCCAGAACTTCCAGGCCACGATGAACAGCAGGCTTGAGGTGATCACCATGTCCCCAGTCACGGCAAGGCCATAAGCCGCCGCCAGGGCGCTCGACGTCTCGAACAGGACGACGATCAGGATGACCGCCACGAGCAGGAGCCAGTTGATGGTGGGAACGTAGATCTGGCCCTTCTCGGTCTCGGAAGTGCGCATCACCCGGAAGCGGGGCAGCACGCCGAGGTTCATCGCCTGCTCCGAGATCGAGAACGCGCCCGTGATCACCGCCTGACTGGCGATGATGGTGGCCACCGTGGCGAGGATCACCATCGGCAGCAGCGCCCACGAGGGATAGAGCAGAAAGAACGGATTCTCCAGGTGCTCGGGGTGGGCCAGCAGCATCGCACCCTGGCCGAGATAGTTGAGGGCGAGCGCCGGCAGGACCAAGCCGAGCCACGCGGTGCGGATTGGGGAACGGCCGAAGTGGCCCATGTCGGCATAGAGCGCCTCCGCCCCGGTCACGGACAGGAACACCGCGCCCAGGGCAAGGAGACCGGCGGTGCCGTGGTTGGCCACGAAGCCGAGGCCATGCACCGGGTTGATTGCAGCGAGGATGCCCAGATCGTCCCGGAGGTGCATCAGGCCGCCCAGGGCCATGACGAGGAACCAGAAGGCGGTTATCGGGCCGAACCAGGCGGCCACGCTGGCGGTGCCGAAGCGCTGGACGGCGAACAGAGCGATCAGGATCGCGAGACTGAGCGGCACCACGTAAGGATCGAAGGCCGGCGTGACCAGCTTGAGGCCCTCGACGGCCGAGAGGACGGAGATCGCCGGGGTGATGATAGTGTCGCCGTAGAACAGCGAGGCGCCGACCATGCCGAGGACGATGGTGATCCCGGTGCTGCGCCCGAGGGCGCGCTGCGCCAGGGTCACGAGCGAGAGGGTGCCGCCCTCGCCGTTGTTGTCGGCCCGCAGGACAAAGACCACGTACTTGACGGTCACAATGATGATCAGTGTCCACAGGATGAGGGAGACCACCCCCAGCACCATCTCGCGGGTGAGGGCGCCCGAGCCCGCATGCCCGGTGGCGGCGGCGAGGCTTTCCTTGAGCGCATAGAGCGGGCTGGTGCCGATGTCGCCGTAGACCACCCCGATCGAGCCAAGGGTCAGGGCCCAAAAGGAGGTCGGGGTCGCCTGGCCATGCTCGGCAGCACCGACACCCACCCGTTCGCTGATCCCGGTTGCGGCCATGAACCCTTCCACCTCTTCAGCGGAGAACAGACCCCCCTCGGCTCAACGTGGCTGCACGGCGGAGGGTTTCCCTCCTGGAAGGCGGTGTGTTGCGAATACCGAAAAGCGATCGAACGCGGCTGCGATGGCGGGACAGGTCACTCCGCGTCGGGTGGATCGGCGGGAACCGGCAGCCAATGGGAGGGCTCCAGCACGACGCTGGTATCGATGTAGGCCAGCCATTTCCCCGGAACCAGACGCCCGTATGCCAGCCACCCTGATCGGGGCAATAGAGGAGAAGAGCCTGGTCGTCCTTCTGCGGTGCAGTGGAGATCAGTTGTGGGGTCAAGCTTGCCTCCGCTGGCGCTGAGCCTCCTGTGCGACATGCAGAAGCGCAAGGCAAGGCCCGTATCCGCCTGGCAGGGGATTGTCCCCGGCGGAGCGCTTGGAGGCTGCGCCTCGGGCCGGTCCCGACCTCTGGCACCGGACGATCCTGCTGTGCGTTGGTTGACCATGGTGGATGCTCTCAGGCTCGTTCCCGTGCAGTCCGGCGACCCTTCCGGCGTGGTCGCCTCGGCCGCCTATGCGGGGGCGGCGGATAGCCGACGTGCCGATCGAGGACGTCGGCGAATGGTCGCGCAAGCCCGGGCACGTGGTCTGGATCGGCTTGCACGAGCCCGGCTCGGACGTCCTCCGCCAGCTCCAGGTGGAGTTCGGCCTGCATGAGTTGGCCATCGAGGATGCCCTCAAGGCGCACCAGTGGCCCAAGCTCGAACAATACGGCGAGGCACTCTTCGTGGTCGCCAGGACGGCCCAGGGGCATGTCACATTAACCCAAGGATGGCGAGAGGCCATGTAGACGGGCCGGCATGACCCAGCCTGTCAGCTACAAACGCCATCGCTTCCCACCCGAGATCATCGCCCATGCGGTCTGGTTATACTTCCGGTTCCCGCTGAGCCTGCGACGGGTCGAAGAGATGCTCCTGGAGCGCGGCATCGTCGTCTCCTATGAGACTGTGCGTCGCTGGGCTCTGAAGTTTGGGCCAGGCTATGCTCGGCGCCTCAAACGCAAGAGGCCGAGCCGGCGCGGCATCTGGCATCTCGACGAGGTCGTGATCACCATTGCTGGCCAGAAGCACTGGCTATGGCGTGCCGTCGATCAGGATGGCTACGTGCTGGATGAGATCGTCCAGACGCGGCGCGACACCAAGGCTGCTAAGCGCTTGTTGAAGCGTCTATTGAAGAAGCAGGGCCGTCCGCCGCGGTGGATGATCACCGACAAACTCGGCTCCTACGCCGCCGCCCGCTGTCAGATCATACCGAGAACCGAGCACCGCTCGCACAAAGGCCTGAATAATCGTGCGGAGAATTCGCATCTGCCGCTGCGCCGGCGAGAACACGCGATGCAAGGCTTCCGATCACCGGGAGGGCTACAGAGGTTCACCTTTGTGCTTTCCGCCATCCGCAATCTCTTCGTTCCGCCCTGTTCCCGCCGTTCTGCCCTTGCCACCCACCTGCACCGCCTCAATGCCATGGCGGAATGGAAAGCCGCGGCGGGCCTCATCGCTTGAGCCAGTTAAGCAGTCGAGTTGCGCTCGATGCGTTCGGTGTCAGTTAACGTGACATCCCCGTCTCGGGCGAGATGACGGAGATCGGTTATACCCCGTTCCGCGCCTGGACCTTCACGCGTCGTCCTTGCTTCTCTCCCGTCCCAGAAGCCCGGTTCGTCCTCTTCGCTGAGTCAGGGAAAGCCTACGCAGTCCTGTGATTGCCTCGAGATCCCGGTCAGCCTCCCTTAAGCACCTTATCGGCTTTGGCATCGACCTTCTTCTCGTCAGCCTTTGACAGCTTTCCGGCCTTGACCTGCTGAGCGGCCCGCGCCTTCGCATTGCGCGCGTGAGCAGCGTCCTCGACGGGATACTTGTGCCCAGGGAGCGCGAACTTGCTGTCGGGCAACTTGTCTCGTTCCTTCGTGGTAAGTTTCGCCATTTGAGCCTCCTATGAGGAAGGAAACGGCAGCCTTTGGCAAAGGTTCATGCTCACGATGCAACAACCTCCCATGCCGCACCCCGTGGGCTTCCAAACGCCTCGAGGCGACACCCAGCACCCTACCAATCGGGACCAGCCCCACAATGAAAGCGTGAAGGGCTGATCCTCAGGGCGCCGTCCTCACCGACGGATGAGGGTGCAGATGGTTAGGAAGGAACTCGCTGGCCGGGGATGCGTTACGCCCTTGACTGTATCTCAATTGAGATACATATATGACCCACCAGCAAGGAGCGTGATATGGCTGCCACCAAAATGATCCATGTCCGGGTCGATGACGACATTCGGGAGGAGGCCTCCGCCGTTCTTGGGTCGCTCGGCCTTTCGCTCTCGGAGGCCGTTCGGGTGTTCCTCCATCGCGTTGCCGCGACCCACAGCTTCCCTCTCGAGCTCAAGGTGCCCAACGAGGAGACCCAAGCCGCGATCGCTGAGGCTCGTGCGATGCGGAAGGCCCGCAAGGCGCGGTTTGCTACCCCGGACGAGCTTTTCGACAGCCTCGGCGGAAGCAAGAAGTAAGCGCCGAGAGGGGGCATCTTGAAGAAATCGAGCGCCGACAAGCGGGCTCCGCTTCCGAGGGCATCGGACTACACGAAGCAATTTCATAAGGACTGGGACCGATACAACAAGGCCGGGAAGATGGACATGAACCGCGCCATCGAACTGATGACGTTGCTCATCCTGAAGAAGCCCCTCGGCGCGGAATGGGCCGACCACGAGCTTTCCGGAGCGTGGAAAGAGACGCGGGAGGCGCACATCGGGGGCGACTTCCTTCTCATGTACATCGCCGATGACGATTCCATCGAGTTTGTGCGGCTCGGAACGCACTCGGAGTTGTTCGGGCGATAGCGGCCGGCCTCCCTGGACGATCACGGAACCCACCCTCGCGGTGGGTTTTTCTTTTTCGGCGACCTTCCCCGGCACTTGCGCCGACCACCTTGTGCATACACCCTTCCACGACCTTTGAGAAAATCGCTTCGGCGGATGCGATGAGATCTGTTTACTCTCCTGGCTTTCGTGACGGCGGCAAGAGCGAGCAAGCCGCCATTCAGCGGACAATGGGTTCCATCAGGAGCGCAGCTTGGAGCTGAGCGCCTGACGCTCCGCTCCTATCAGGTTCTGATCTCTTCGAAGCGCGGGCGCCAGCGCAAACGGATCCATTGCTGAATGTTGTAGGTCAGCACCGCCCAGAGCGCTTCGGTGCCGACCTTGGCCAATCCACGCACATGGAAGCGCCGGAAATCGAGCTTCTCCTTCAGCCATGCGTTGACCAACTCCGCCACGCGTCCACGCTCGCGGAGCAAGCTCCGTGTTTCTGAACTTGCGTGACGGCTTCGGAAGGCGCTCACCACGGGGTTCTCATGTGTGACGACAATCGAGCGCCCATAGGTGCGATTGCCCGAGCAGCACTGCCGGCGGCTGGGACAGACCCGACAATCGGTCTTGCTGGCCTGGTAGCGCACCAGCCTTCGTCCCGGCCGGTCATGACCGTCGCGGGCCGTCAGATGCTTACCTTCCGGGCAAATGTACGTATCCGATGCTGGATCGTACTGAAACTTGTCGGGCAGAAAGGCATCCGTCACGCCAACGCGCGCAAACCGCTGCTGGACACGGCTATCGGTCTCAACCCACGGGCCGATCAGTTCGACATGCTTGGCGTGTGCCGCCAGGATGTTCTCGCGACTGGTATAGCCGGCATCCACCACCAACTGGTGAGGCGTTTGTCCCAGCCGCTCTTCGATCTGCTCAACGGCTGGAGCAAGATACTCGTAATCAGGGGCTGCCTGCCCGACAGCCAAGCCGATTGCGATGCCATGGGCTGCATCGGTGGAGATTTGAACGTTGTAGCTCAAGGCATAGTGACCATCGCCATGGCGCATGATCCGCGCCTCCGGATCAGTTGCGCTGACCCCGGTCTGCCGCTGCCTCGCGCGAGCATAGCCGGGGCGCTTGGCCTGAGTGATCTGCTGGACATTGATCAGCGCCTGCTCGAGCCGCTCAACCCGCTCCCGCCGGGCTCGCTCGCGAGCGGCGGTCTGCCGGGGCGTTTCCGCCTCACGGCGCGGATCTCCCATGGCCGCAACATGCTCCCGAGCCGCAGCCAGATGCTTCCGGATCTGCTCCTCTTGGTTGAACGAGCTTGGTCCGGCCTGCGCGGTGATCCTCGTGCCGTCGTGCATGACGGTCTTCAAGGTAATCAGCCCCTCCGCACTCAAGATCCCAAGAACCTGCGTGAAGACCTCGTCCAACGCGTCATGGTGGGCCAAGCGAAAGTCGGACAGGGTGTGATGATTGACGATAAGCAGCCCCGTCAGCCAGCGAAAGCCGGGATCGTACTCGCAACGTCGCTCGACCTCTCGCGCCGAACCGATGCCGCGGCTGTCGGCGTAGAGCCATAAGCTCACCAAAAGCTGAGGATCGTAGGCGGGGCGTCCAGCTCCACCCTCAAGCGAACCGATCCGGTCGACAAAGGCTGACAGATCAAGCCGGGTCGCCAACTCCCAGATTGCTCGAACCGGATGGTCTTCATCCACTCATCGCTCGACGTCGAGCATGGTCCAACACAACTGCCGGCGATCAACGTGCACCAGCCGAACGCGCTTCCGTCGCGATGGATCTGAGCAGGGTGATTGAGCCGCCTCACTTGAGGCGCGCGGATCGACAGGGTCCATCACTTGATCTCCCTGGGAAAGCTCCGGCTATTGTAGCACGTCGGGCCTCCCAGGGAGATTTTCTCACAGGTCGTTCACAGGTGGATTATCCGCTACTCGCCTGAACTTCTGAACCGCTTCAACTCACGCAAGCGAGCCGTCACTGCCAAGTGGCACGTTGACGAAACGTACATCAAAGTCCGAGCCGAATGGATGTATCTCTATCGAGCCATTGACAGCAATGGCGAAACCGTCGAGTTCTGGTTCAGCGAGCGGCGCAATCTGGCTGCTGCGAAGCGCTTCCTGCGCAAAGCATTCACGCGGCATGGCCGGCCCGAGCGGATTGTGATCGACGGCAGCCAGACCAACCGCGAGGCGATCCTGTTCTGCGATACGACAAACCGGCTGCAGGACCGATCACAACGGAAGCTCAAGCCGATCCAGATCCGGCAAAGTGCCTACCTGAACAACCGCATCGAGCAGGATCACCGCGCCATCAAGGGGCGGGTGCGGCCGATGCTGGGCCTCCAATCCATGCCCACTGCCCGTGTGATCCTCGGTGGGATCGAGATGATCCACATGATGCGTAAGCAGCAGGCAAAGTATGCCTGCAATCGGCAGCCGTCGCTGGCTGAGCAGTTTCACCTGCTCGCTGCATGAGCGTTGTACAAAATATCTGCTTTATCCCGTCCCTCTCCCAGATTTGCGACGGAACCCGACGATCAGGTGGCGCTGGATATCCACCGCGGCTTGCACGTTGTAGCCCACGATCCCTGTGCCGATGCCCCGGTTGGTCATGGCCCGCGCATCTGGATCGGTGAGCGAGATCTGCTGGTCCGGGGCTGCCAGCACCTGTTGCTCCAGCTCCCGGAACTGCTGCATCTGCTCTCTGAGGGCCACGATCTTGTCCTTGATCCGCCCGGCCTTCTCCTGCGCCCGTTCGCTCTCCTGTCGATCCGGCGTGTCGAGGGCAGAGAGGTAGTGTGCGATGCTGGCCTCCATCTGCTCGATGCGCTTGGCGAGTTTGGCCGGCGTGAAGTTCTTGTCGCGCGTGTTGACCGCCTTGAACTTGGAACCGTCGATGGCCACCACCGCCTGCGAGAACAGGGAGAGCTTGCGGCACAGCCCGACGAACTGGCGGCATACCGCCTGGAGGGCCAATCCGTTGTCCTTGCGGAAGCGGGCAATGGTCTTGTGATCGGGCTGGAGCTGGCCGGTGAGCCACATCAGCTCGAGATTGCGGCCGGTCTCCTGCTCGAGCCGGCGGCTGGATGGGATACGGTTGAGGGAGCCGTAGATGTAGAGCTTGAGCAGGGCCGCCGGATGGTAGGCCGGGCGGCCTGTGGCGTGCGGGATGACACTCTCGAACCCCAGAGCGCGCAGATCGAGTTCCTCGACAAAGACGTCGATCACCCGCACCGGATTGTCGTCGCTGATGTACTCGTCGAGGCAGACCGGGAACAAGGTGCCCTGGCTGCGCTCCTGGCCTTGGACAAACCGCTTCATCGCGATCCCTCCAGTCCATGTGACCCCATCAGACTACCAGATCTCGCGTTTTGACACACCCTCGACCCGTTTTGGACTTTCTGTGCCCATTATTGCAAGCACGGGGGCCCATACACATTCCTCAAACGAGCTGCTGAAGTAACCGGTGGACCCGCGAGCTCCTCGATAGGAGAGGGCTCCTGAAACGTCGTGGAGATCATTCCTCCGAAGCAATGCGCACGGTGCCGGATGC from Microvirga sp. TS319 includes the following:
- a CDS encoding type II toxin-antitoxin system YafQ family toxin; protein product: MKKSSADKRAPLPRASDYTKQFHKDWDRYNKAGKMDMNRAIELMTLLILKKPLGAEWADHELSGAWKETREAHIGGDFLLMYIADDDSIEFVRLGTHSELFGR
- a CDS encoding type II toxin-antitoxin system RelB/DinJ family antitoxin, producing the protein MAATKMIHVRVDDDIREEASAVLGSLGLSLSEAVRVFLHRVAATHSFPLELKVPNEETQAAIAEARAMRKARKARFATPDELFDSLGGSKK
- a CDS encoding IS1182 family transposase translates to MDEDHPVRAIWELATRLDLSAFVDRIGSLEGGAGRPAYDPQLLVSLWLYADSRGIGSAREVERRCEYDPGFRWLTGLLIVNHHTLSDFRLAHHDALDEVFTQVLGILSAEGLITLKTVMHDGTRITAQAGPSSFNQEEQIRKHLAAAREHVAAMGDPRREAETPRQTAARERARRERVERLEQALINVQQITQAKRPGYARARQRQTGVSATDPEARIMRHGDGHYALSYNVQISTDAAHGIAIGLAVGQAAPDYEYLAPAVEQIEERLGQTPHQLVVDAGYTSRENILAAHAKHVELIGPWVETDSRVQQRFARVGVTDAFLPDKFQYDPASDTYICPEGKHLTARDGHDRPGRRLVRYQASKTDCRVCPSRRQCCSGNRTYGRSIVVTHENPVVSAFRSRHASSETRSLLRERGRVAELVNAWLKEKLDFRRFHVRGLAKVGTEALWAVLTYNIQQWIRLRWRPRFEEIRT
- a CDS encoding potassium transporter Kup, with translation MAATGISERVGVGAAEHGQATPTSFWALTLGSIGVVYGDIGTSPLYALKESLAAATGHAGSGALTREMVLGVVSLILWTLIIIVTVKYVVFVLRADNNGEGGTLSLVTLAQRALGRSTGITIVLGMVGASLFYGDTIITPAISVLSAVEGLKLVTPAFDPYVVPLSLAILIALFAVQRFGTASVAAWFGPITAFWFLVMALGGLMHLRDDLGILAAINPVHGLGFVANHGTAGLLALGAVFLSVTGAEALYADMGHFGRSPIRTAWLGLVLPALALNYLGQGAMLLAHPEHLENPFFLLYPSWALLPMVILATVATIIASQAVITGAFSISEQAMNLGVLPRFRVMRTSETEKGQIYVPTINWLLLVAVILIVVLFETSSALAAAYGLAVTGDMVITSSLLFIVAWKFWRWSPAVAALVIAPFLAIELVFLGANALKIPHGGWFPLLVGTGLFILMRTWRKGTRLLAEISHRGRPPLSEFMRMAESGSVPRVPGTAIFPTGNAQDVPAALLHNMKHNKVLHEHNIILTVVTEEIPRRPDEGRVTVEKLSDRFSRVTVRFGFMESPNLPKALRVAGFDLDNASFFLSRRALQASPTSGLPLWQDYIFIPLARSASDITDQFCIPEDRAVEVGSRITI
- a CDS encoding IS6 family transposase translates to MTQPVSYKRHRFPPEIIAHAVWLYFRFPLSLRRVEEMLLERGIVVSYETVRRWALKFGPGYARRLKRKRPSRRGIWHLDEVVITIAGQKHWLWRAVDQDGYVLDEIVQTRRDTKAAKRLLKRLLKKQGRPPRWMITDKLGSYAAARCQIIPRTEHRSHKGLNNRAENSHLPLRRREHAMQGFRSPGGLQRFTFVLSAIRNLFVPPCSRRSALATHLHRLNAMAEWKAAAGLIA
- a CDS encoding IS6 family transposase produces the protein MKQDNKNPFKGRQFTAEIILWAVRWYLRFPICCRDLECMLADRGIKVDYTTLFRRIQAYAPELDKRIRPYLRTTNGSWRVDETYSRVKGEWEYLYRAVDAAGQTIDLLLSPRRDAAAARRFFRKALGQAHTVNPRTITVDKNAAYPIAAKAMKREEELWRFAKLRQVKFLNNIVEQDHRRIKRLVRPGLDV